The DNA sequence aaaaactaaaaaaaaaaatggcaaaatcaTTTTTTTCAGGTTCTCGGGATTTTAAATGCAAGAACAAaattgtttataaattttttaaaagaaagagcAAAATGGATcatcaaaatttttctatttataaacgaaaaaataaaacaattccCAACTTTAGTGCTACTTACATTCCAAAAAATCGttggatgaaaaaaataaattccaaaatttatcatttttggaTCACCAATTTAGTATTCCATTCAAATATtccattcaaaatattttttcttcttataaaataaatagattccaaaatagatatttatatgagttataagtaaaaatttttatttaatagaattatttttatttaaaaattctattaaataaaaataattctaaaattctgtttctttgattttattaaaaaatataactatttgaaactatttttgttaatattatatacaaattCTATATTCTATTAGAGAATAGAATCCAGCTAATTCAAAGTATTCCAACGtttgtattttttatacaaaaaaacttTTTGAATTTCCCGTAGAAATTGATTGCGCTAATGAATAAGCTTTCAATGCTGTCCAAAAACCTCTCCTTTTCCAAAGagtttttcggattttttttttggatctcGAGGTGCGTTTCTTTGGAACTGCCATGCAACTGATATAGTTTTTTCTATCACAGCAAGATGGACTTTGCCTAGGCTAAGAATGGACCAATTACTAAATCTTTGTGCTAAAAAGGGAAGGAATAAGGCAAGCAGTATGTTAATTTCTCAACTTTACCTTAAAAGAGTCCTTCCCCTGCCTGATCGATTAAACATATGCAAATTGTATACCACTTAATTATCTTATTTCCTCGATGAGGAAATAAGAATATTAAGGAACCCCCGACTATTGGTAAAAGTACAACTATTGTTAACCAAGGAAAATAATTCGTGATAAAAATAAGATACAATTGGGCTAGAAAAATCCGCGCTCAAAATAGAAAGATAATAGGGCCTCATTGGTAAGTGCTACAAGATCTCGTACATTGGAACCCATAGTTATGGTTATGCACCCGAGTCCATTTATTAAATCTTAAGCAAAAATAGAATCTTTTTTTTCATTCACTGTATTGACATGAATTAAGAAATGAAATCATGTTTTAAGTCAAATTAGTCGTACCTTTAAAGTCCACTTCTTCCCCATACTACGAGAGAAAGGGAAAATGTGAAAACTACCATTAAAGCAGCCCAAGCAAGATTTACTATATCCATGTGAATTTTACCTCCTATCTCTATAAAAAATATCACTATGAAGGAATTATTTTACTATTGTTCACTAAttcttgttgttttttttttgtattaatctAATCACTGAGAATACTAGAAActataataactatatatatatttatttaaatcgcTGGTACAGAGTCAAATGGGGATTCGATTCTGCACTAAAACCATTATATTAACACGAAACTATTCAATAAATTCTATTAGAACATCAAACAAGTTTTGATCAGATTTTTAGTAGAGTCGAAAAACATTACAGATAAATTCTTTTTtcctctcatttttttaattaaaaggtcAAAATTCAATTCTCTTGTCGATCAGGCGATACCCGGATTTGAACTGGGAAAAAAGGATTTGCAGTCCCCCGCCTTACCGCTCGGCCATGCCGCCAAAACGATATATATATGAGAATACCCTCTTTTTCAATAATTCGTTAATTGAATTTGAAGAGTCATTTTGAATTATTCGATTTTTTAGGTCTTGAatcttgattaattttttttctttcgaaaTTCATGGAAGAATAAATCGAGGAAAAACCTATGAATGGGACAGCTAAAAGAAAAGATCTCATGGTAGTCAATATGGGACCTCACCACCCATCAATGCATGGTGTTCTTCGACTTATTGTTACTCTAGATGGTGAGGATGTTATTGATTGTGAACCATTATTGGGTTATTTACACAGAGGGATGGAAAAAATTGCGGAAAATCGAACAATTATACAATATCTGCCTTATGTAATACGTTGGGATTATTTAGCTACGATGTTCACAGAAGCAATAACCGTAAACGGACCAGAACAGTTGGGAAATATTCAAGTACCCCAAAGAGCCAGCTATATTCGAGTAATTATGTTGGAATTGAGTCGTATAGCTTCTCACCTATTATGGCTGGGACCTTTTATGGCGGATATTGGTGCACAAACCCCTTTCTTCTATATTTTTAGAGAAAGAGAATTAATATATGATCTATTCGAAGCTGCGACAGGTATGAGAATGATGCATAATGCTTCGGGCTTCCGGAATACAATGGGATCTGCGTAAAGTTGAAAATTATGAGTGTTATGGAGAATTTGATTGGGACGTTCAATGGCAAAAAGAAGGAGATTCATTAGCTCGTTATTTAGTTCGAATTGGTGAAATGGTGGAatccataaaaatttttcaacagGCTTTGGAAGGAATTCCCGGCGGACCATATGAGAATTTAGAAATCCGTTACTTTGATAGGGAAAGGGAACCAGAATGGAATGATTTTGAATATCGATTCATTAGTAAAAAACCGTCTCCGACTTTTAAATTGCCGAAACAAGAACTTTATGTAAGAGTTGAAGCCTCCAAAGGAGAATTGGGGATTTTTCTAATAGGAGATCAGAATGGTTTTCCTTGGAGATGGAAAATTCGTCCACCCGATTTTATCAATTTGCAAATTCTTCCTCAATTagttaaaagaatgaaaaaaagaaTATGCATCTCTTTGGATTCcaaaatgaaatagaaataaaaaatatttgataataaatgaAAAACTACGAATTTTTTGTTCCATttcataataattattattattactcaaATAATAATttcatcttttattattttagattataGAATCGTTTGCTTTAATTAACTGACAGAGACGTATCATATatccattatttttattattcaattatataaataaaatagatatatttaTTGAATTGATATATCAATACGCACTTTAGAGATCGACATGGATTACTTGTAATCCCTTCATTCATTATTGCCAAATCAATTGAAAAATGAATCCATCaatacaaaagaaattaaataaagaaagagtcttttttttttatcttttttttatttaatcgtTTTTTATATTATACTTAGAGATCCTAATAAGGATCTAGATCATTAACaagatttgaattttatatgtatatatggtccgtaaaaaaaaatccctaaagatttatcacattttattttCTCCCATATCTGAGCAACTCGTAAGTTGAGTAAAATAATCCAAAaagaatttcaaattatttttttatttctagtttCTAGAATATTTATATTTCTTCTTTCTATTCTAAAATAGAATATTTATTCAGTTCTATTtcgaaatatttaataatttaaaataaagaattaaaaaaagatattaataaaataattcaaattttaataataaaaaagaactttGTTGTTTAACTTAATTCTTGAATTTCTatggaaaaaatcggaaaaatcGGGCCCCCTCTTTTTTATTGTATGTAATTTgttcgattttttttatttaaaacaaaaaacgaGTTACCTTAGAATGCCCTTTCACTTTTTTATCATTAGATTTAGTCGTGGATTCCATTCCTTTACTATACTACAACAGAAGAAAAAGGATATGGAATCTATTCATACAATTCTTCTTTGTACTACAATGCTTTTGTGAATTTCGCTTCATTTCTCATATCATATTTgtcatttagtttagttttaatttcgattttttattttttaattaaaaagggAGTCTTTATGTCACGCTACAGAGGGCCTCGTTTCAAAAAAATACGCCGTCTGGGGACTTTACCTGGACTAACTAGTAAAAAGCCTACAGTCGGAAGCGAATTTAGAAACCAATCACGCTCCGGTAAAAAATCTCAATATCGTATTcgtttagaagaaaaacaaaaattgcgTTTTCATTATGGTCTTACAGAACGCCAATTGCTTAAATACATTCGTATCGCCGGAAAAGCCAAGGGGTCAACCGGTCAGGTTTTACTACAATTACTTGAAATGCGTTTGGATAACATACTTTTTAGATTGGGTATGGCTTCGACTATTCCTCAAAGTTCAAAGTTAAAGTTCTTAATATTTACATTTACAACATTAAATAGACTCTAATCAAATAATATTCAAATTAGATCTATattataatgtaaaaaaaatatttatgttatagattgaatgaacaaaataaaatacaacaaaaacaataccaaaaagttattgaaaaaaattgaaaacaaagattctttttagtttagtaaaaaaaaataggaaaaagattcATTGTATTTTATTGTTAGGTATAGTTATGCTTTTTTCCGTCGCGCTGTCGAtcgatcaaataaataataataagagttTCATCTATCAATATGTGTGGTCTTGGACTATAAATAATGATCTTTCTTTAGAATTTGGTTACTTGATCGATTCACTTACCCTTATTATGTTAATATTAATCACTACTGTTGGCATTTTGGTTCTTATTTATAGTGATAATTATATGTCTCACGATCAAGGATATTTGAGATTTTTTGCTTATATGAGTTTGTCCGCTAGCCCGATCATGATTTTCTTACCCCCAGAGGTAAGGGTCCTTACCTTTTTGGCCGGTTGTGGGCGAGGAGGGATTCGAACTCCCGACACCGTGGTTCGTAGCCACGTGCTCTAATCCTCTGAGCTACAGGCCCCATCCCGTCTCCACTGGATCTGTTTTCCGGAGTACCCTAAAACTAAAAAAAGGGAACCTTCCCTCTCCCCAGCCATTTCATTTCGGCTTAAGAAGATGTGAAagcgcctctctctctctataagaACGGTGCGTTCCGAGGTGTGAAGTGGGCGAGAAGGGATTTCataattggggttttgaataagacgacctttttcattttgaattcttattacttttttaatatatatatatatattagtccaAAATGTGGGCTATTAaccttaataaaataatcttcTAGAATTGAATAATTGAAACGATCTCCTTCAAAGTTTGGTGGAATCCATTGGTtcctttattaatatttaattagattAGGACCGGCATCTTTGCGCAATATACTATATGTAAAATTATCTAGCACATGTAAAAAAATGGGTTCTATCTCAAATTTTTTGTCTAATGTCAAGATATATTAAGTTATTTGGTAACTAATACatgaaaatttatattcaaataaaagtataaaacataACAATAGCATGAAATTACATGTAAATGTTTTGTTGAAATTTGTATATGATGTAAAACCATGTATTAATAAGCATTAACAGATATTATTATAAGTAAAATTTAAACTCTTGAtttagtatgttttttttttttgtattgctTGATTTAGGTTTGGTTTAGTAAAGCTTTTTGAAGAAATGCTTGtgttttttaaaagcataaactctttattttgtgtttggtaaatcaaaaacACTATATACTTGTGTTTGCAGTTTTTAAAAGATCGGAGTACTTTTGAAAGTAACTAAGGCGGAACTTTTTAAAATTGACTTGTgctcttcaaaaattaaaagtctaatataattataacctcatatattaactaatttttaaatttaacgcttaaatttatgtcttttatagtatttttaaattttaaaaattattttatcaaacgtAATTGTTAttgtttgtatttattaaaagttatttttaatttgatttaccaaacataaatactacactttttaaaaagattatcttttaaaagttaacttttataaactatttttaaaaaataaaaattttactaaattaaattttagtgTGTTGTTAGGGAGACATAGCTGAAAGGAGAAACATAAAAATAggttcgaaaaaaaaaaaaaacaataacggAAAAAAAGAATTGACAGAATGGTATTTTAAGAAAGCTTAACTCTAATAAGAAGAGAaacatattataataataaattaattatcagaATTAATcatcatgtatttatatataaatatatatattatttaattcattttt is a window from the Arachis hypogaea cultivar Tifrunner chromosome 17, arahy.Tifrunner.gnm2.J5K5, whole genome shotgun sequence genome containing:
- the LOC114925670 gene encoding NAD(P)H-quinone oxidoreductase subunit H, chloroplastic, encoding MNGTAKRKDLMVVNMGPHHPSMHGVLRLIVTLDGEDVIDCEPLLGYLHRGMEKIAENRTIIQYLPYVIRWDYLATMFTEAITVNGPEQLGNIQVPQRASYIRVIMLELSRIASHLLWLGPFMADIGAQTPFFYIFRERELIYDLFEAATGMRMMHNASGFRNTMGSA